One segment of Micromonospora parathelypteridis DNA contains the following:
- a CDS encoding Lrp/AsnC family transcriptional regulator — MPPEPNDVRPYPALDEVDRAILTELAADGRLPNNALAERVGVAPSTCLTRTRALRERGAIRGFHAEVDPAALGLPLQALVSVRLTAHERAAVDAFRARSVRLPGVVSVFHVAGAEDYVLHVRAASGDALRDFVLDHLAVDPVVQHTQTSLIFEQARGMG; from the coding sequence ATGCCTCCTGAGCCGAACGATGTGCGGCCGTATCCGGCCCTGGACGAGGTGGACCGCGCGATCCTGACCGAACTGGCCGCGGATGGTCGTCTGCCGAACAACGCTCTCGCCGAGCGGGTGGGGGTGGCGCCGTCGACGTGCCTGACCCGCACCCGGGCGCTGCGGGAGCGTGGCGCGATCCGCGGTTTCCACGCGGAGGTGGATCCGGCCGCGCTGGGACTGCCGTTGCAGGCGCTGGTGTCGGTGCGGTTGACCGCGCACGAGCGGGCGGCGGTGGACGCCTTCCGGGCCCGGTCGGTGCGGCTGCCCGGGGTGGTGTCGGTGTTCCACGTGGCCGGCGCGGAGGATTACGTGCTGCACGTACGGGCGGCGTCGGGTGACGCGTTGCGGGACTTCGTGCTGGACCATCTGGCCGTCGACCCGGTGGTGCAGCACACCCAGACCAGCCTGATCTTCGAGCAGGCGCGTGGGATGGGCTGA
- a CDS encoding LLM class flavin-dependent oxidoreductase, producing the protein MITVPLSVLDLAPVAKSTTVGAALEATTELARRTEELGYHRFWVAEHHNMPAIASSAPAVLLAHLAANTSTIRLGSGGVMLPNHAPLVVAEQFGTLEALHPGRIDLGIGRAPGTDQVTALALRRTMEGLSAEGFPRELADLMNYFSGERPGQIIATPGRGEQPAVWLLGSSGFSAQLAGLLGLPFSFAHHFSSANTLPALALYRQNFRPSQWLDKPYAMVAVNAVCADTDERAEWLAGPSALSFLKLRSGRPEPLSTPDEAAAYPYSEIEREFVLQRRDGQAMGSPETVRRQLTELVERTGADELMLTTLVYDVQDRVRSYELIAEQVAGGLRQRA; encoded by the coding sequence GTGATCACCGTACCGTTGTCTGTTCTTGATCTTGCTCCGGTCGCCAAGAGCACCACCGTCGGCGCGGCCCTGGAAGCCACCACCGAGCTGGCCCGCCGCACCGAGGAGCTGGGCTACCACCGATTCTGGGTGGCCGAGCACCACAACATGCCGGCGATCGCCAGCTCCGCCCCCGCGGTGCTGCTGGCGCACCTGGCGGCGAACACGTCGACCATCCGGCTCGGGTCGGGCGGGGTGATGCTGCCCAACCACGCGCCGCTGGTGGTGGCTGAGCAGTTCGGCACCCTGGAGGCGCTGCACCCCGGTCGGATCGACCTGGGCATCGGGCGGGCGCCGGGCACCGACCAGGTGACCGCGCTGGCGTTGCGGCGCACCATGGAGGGCCTGTCGGCGGAGGGTTTCCCGCGCGAGCTGGCCGACCTGATGAACTACTTCAGCGGGGAACGGCCGGGGCAGATCATCGCCACGCCGGGCCGCGGTGAGCAGCCGGCCGTGTGGCTGCTGGGTTCCAGCGGTTTCAGCGCCCAACTGGCCGGCCTGCTCGGTCTGCCGTTCTCCTTCGCGCACCACTTCAGCTCGGCGAACACCCTGCCGGCGCTGGCCCTGTACCGGCAGAATTTCCGGCCCTCGCAGTGGTTGGACAAGCCGTACGCGATGGTGGCGGTCAACGCGGTGTGCGCCGACACCGACGAGCGCGCCGAGTGGTTGGCGGGGCCGAGCGCCCTGTCGTTCCTGAAGCTGCGTTCCGGCCGGCCGGAGCCGCTGTCGACGCCCGACGAGGCGGCGGCGTACCCGTACTCCGAGATCGAGCGGGAGTTCGTGCTGCAGCGCCGCGACGGTCAGGCGATGGGTTCACCGGAGACGGTGCGCCGACAGCTGACCGAGTTGGTGGAGCGCACCGGCGCGGACGAGCTGATGCTGACCACCCTCGTGTACGACGTGCAGGACCGGGTGCGGTCGTACGAACTGATCGCCGAGCAGGTGGCGGGCGGTCTACGCCAGCGGGCGTGA
- a CDS encoding rhamnogalacturonan lyase family protein produces MHPSRHRLILLAATTAAAVVAGTLGTVVASAAAIGCRVDYQITNQWQGGFGANVTVTNLGDPVNGWALTWSYAAGQQVTQAWNAAVTQSGAQVTARNVDYNATIATNGTAAFGFNGSWTGSTNPVPSSFALNGTTCTGAPPTDGPTTPPPTTTPPTTTPPPTTPPSTTTPPPTPPPSGAKQMEDLDRGLISVRSGNGNLVSWRLLGTETSGVAFNLYRASTRVNASPITGATTYLDSGAAAGSAYTVRAVVDGAEQAASAPAWQFGAGYLDVPLQVPAGGSTPSGENYTYSANDASVGDLNGDGTYEIVLKWDPSNAKDNSQSGYTGNVYVDAYTLTGSRLWRIDLGRNIRAGAHYTQFQVYDYDGDGRAEVAMKTADGSRSGTGQVIGSSSADHRNSSGYVLAGPEYLTMFNGQTGAVLSTVNYDPPRGTVSSWGDSYGNRVDRFLAGTAYLDGQRPSLIMARGYYTRAVVAAWDFRNGTLTRRWTFDSNTSGNGAAAGQGNHQLSVADVDGDGRQEIVYGAATIDDNGRLLYSTGNGHGDALHVGDLDPGRAGLEVFKVDEDASKPSSWFADARTGQILWSTPASGDNGRGVSADIWAGSPGAESWSSAVAGLANTRGQNIGRKPSSANFLAWWDGDPVRELLDGTAVDKYGTGGETRLLTGNSVGSNNGTKSTPALSGDILGDWREEVIWRTTDSRALRIYSTPTPTSTRIHTLMHDPQYRVAIAWQNTAYNQPPHPGFFIGDGMASPPTPNIYLR; encoded by the coding sequence ATGCACCCGTCCAGACATCGGCTCATCCTGCTCGCGGCCACGACGGCGGCCGCCGTCGTGGCCGGCACCCTCGGCACGGTCGTCGCCTCGGCCGCCGCCATCGGCTGCCGGGTCGACTATCAGATCACCAACCAGTGGCAGGGCGGCTTCGGCGCCAACGTCACCGTCACCAATCTTGGCGACCCGGTCAACGGGTGGGCCCTCACCTGGTCGTACGCCGCGGGCCAGCAGGTCACCCAGGCGTGGAACGCCGCTGTCACCCAGTCCGGTGCGCAGGTGACGGCACGCAACGTCGACTACAACGCCACCATCGCCACCAACGGCACCGCCGCCTTCGGCTTCAACGGTTCGTGGACCGGCAGCACCAACCCGGTGCCGTCCAGCTTCGCGTTGAACGGGACCACCTGCACCGGCGCCCCGCCCACCGACGGCCCGACCACCCCGCCGCCGACGACCACTCCGCCGACGACCACCCCGCCCCCGACCACGCCGCCCTCGACGACCACACCACCTCCCACGCCGCCGCCGTCGGGGGCGAAGCAGATGGAGGACCTGGACCGAGGGCTGATCAGCGTCCGCTCCGGCAACGGCAACCTGGTCTCCTGGCGGCTGCTCGGCACCGAGACCTCCGGCGTGGCGTTCAACCTCTACCGCGCCTCGACCAGGGTCAACGCCAGCCCGATCACCGGCGCCACCACCTACCTCGACAGCGGGGCGGCGGCCGGCTCGGCGTACACCGTGCGGGCCGTGGTCGACGGCGCCGAGCAGGCGGCGTCGGCGCCGGCGTGGCAGTTCGGCGCGGGCTACCTGGACGTGCCGTTGCAGGTCCCGGCCGGCGGCAGCACCCCCAGCGGCGAGAACTACACCTACAGCGCCAACGACGCCTCGGTCGGTGACCTCAACGGTGACGGCACCTACGAGATCGTGCTCAAGTGGGATCCGTCGAACGCCAAGGACAACTCCCAGTCCGGCTACACCGGAAACGTCTACGTCGACGCGTACACCCTGACCGGCAGTCGGCTGTGGCGGATCGACCTGGGCCGCAACATCCGCGCCGGGGCCCACTACACCCAGTTCCAGGTGTACGACTACGACGGCGACGGCCGCGCCGAGGTGGCCATGAAGACCGCCGACGGCAGCCGCTCCGGCACCGGCCAGGTCATCGGGTCCTCGTCGGCGGACCACCGCAACTCCAGCGGTTACGTGCTGGCCGGGCCCGAGTATCTGACCATGTTCAACGGTCAGACCGGCGCGGTGCTCTCCACCGTCAACTACGACCCGCCGCGCGGCACCGTGTCGTCCTGGGGCGACTCGTACGGCAACCGGGTGGACCGGTTCCTCGCCGGCACCGCGTACCTCGACGGGCAGCGCCCCTCGCTGATCATGGCCCGGGGCTACTACACCCGCGCGGTGGTCGCGGCCTGGGACTTCCGCAACGGCACGCTGACCAGGCGCTGGACGTTCGACTCGAACACCTCCGGCAACGGCGCCGCCGCCGGTCAGGGCAACCACCAGCTCTCCGTCGCCGACGTCGACGGTGACGGCCGGCAGGAGATCGTCTACGGCGCCGCCACCATCGACGACAACGGTCGTCTGCTCTACTCGACCGGGAACGGGCACGGCGACGCCCTGCACGTGGGGGACCTCGACCCGGGCCGCGCCGGCCTGGAGGTGTTCAAGGTCGACGAGGACGCCAGCAAGCCCAGCTCCTGGTTCGCCGACGCCCGTACCGGTCAGATCCTCTGGTCCACGCCGGCTTCCGGCGACAACGGCCGGGGTGTCTCCGCGGACATCTGGGCGGGCAGCCCCGGTGCGGAGTCCTGGTCGTCGGCGGTCGCCGGGCTGGCCAACACCAGAGGCCAGAACATCGGCCGCAAGCCGTCGTCGGCCAACTTCCTCGCCTGGTGGGACGGCGACCCGGTGCGGGAACTGCTCGACGGCACGGCAGTCGACAAGTACGGCACCGGCGGCGAGACCCGGCTGCTCACCGGCAACTCGGTGGGATCGAACAACGGCACCAAGTCCACGCCGGCGCTCTCGGGCGACATCCTCGGTGACTGGCGTGAGGAGGTGATCTGGCGAACCACCGACAGCCGGGCCCTGCGCATCTACAGCACACCCACACCGACCAGCACCCGGATCCACACCCTGATGCACGACCCGCAGTATCGGGTGGCGATCGCGTGGCAGAACACCGCCTACAACCAGCCGCCACACCCGGGGTTCTTCATCGGCGACGGAATGGCCAGCCCGCCCACTCCGAACATCTACCTACGTTGA
- a CDS encoding pyridoxal-dependent decarboxylase has translation MSAPHMDPAEFRRAGHAVVDWIADYWTTLEQRPVAPADPPGTVAAALPAAPPTAGGEPVEAVLADLDSIVLPGLTHWQHPGFFGYFPANTSGPSVLGDLVSSGLGVQGMLWATSPACTELETVLMDWLAQLMDLPQRFRSTGTGGGVIQDSASSATLVATLAALHRASGGRWRDTGIDRRYRAYTSVHGHSSIEKAVRIAGLGADGVRTIQVDQDTQALRPDALRAAIEADLAAGDVPAIVVATIGTTSTTAVDPIPEIGAICAEYGIWLHVDAAYAGSAAVCPELRWSHAGLEYADSYCFDPHKWLLTGFDCDAFWVADRAELIEALTVLPEFLRNAASESGAVIDYRDWQVPLGRRFRALKLWFVLRWYGAEGLRAHIRSGVALADRFAERVRADDRFELAAAHPFSLVCFRLRADDDVNAALLAEVNATGRVYLTHTRVADRYTLRLAVGSPQTTEAHVDEAWTLLANTAKDLLAP, from the coding sequence GTGAGCGCCCCCCACATGGACCCCGCCGAGTTCCGTCGCGCTGGCCACGCCGTCGTCGACTGGATCGCCGACTACTGGACGACGCTGGAGCAACGACCGGTCGCCCCGGCCGACCCGCCGGGCACGGTAGCCGCCGCTCTTCCCGCCGCGCCGCCCACCGCCGGAGGCGAACCCGTCGAGGCCGTCCTCGCCGACCTGGACTCAATCGTCCTACCGGGGCTGACCCACTGGCAGCACCCCGGCTTCTTCGGCTACTTCCCGGCCAACACCTCCGGCCCGAGCGTGCTCGGCGACCTGGTCAGCTCCGGGCTCGGCGTACAGGGGATGCTCTGGGCCACCAGCCCGGCCTGCACCGAGCTGGAGACGGTGCTGATGGACTGGCTGGCCCAACTGATGGACCTGCCGCAGCGATTCCGCTCGACCGGCACCGGCGGTGGGGTCATCCAGGACTCGGCGTCCTCGGCGACCCTGGTGGCCACCCTGGCCGCGCTGCACCGGGCCAGCGGGGGTCGTTGGCGCGACACCGGCATCGACCGGCGCTACCGCGCGTACACCTCCGTCCACGGGCACTCCTCCATCGAGAAGGCCGTGCGGATCGCCGGGCTGGGCGCCGACGGGGTCCGGACAATCCAGGTGGACCAGGACACCCAGGCCCTGCGGCCGGACGCTCTACGCGCGGCGATCGAGGCCGACCTGGCCGCCGGGGACGTACCCGCCATCGTGGTGGCGACCATCGGCACCACCTCCACCACCGCCGTCGACCCGATACCGGAAATCGGGGCGATCTGCGCCGAGTACGGGATCTGGCTGCACGTCGACGCCGCGTACGCGGGCTCCGCCGCCGTCTGCCCCGAGCTGCGGTGGTCGCACGCCGGCCTGGAGTACGCCGACTCGTACTGCTTCGACCCACACAAGTGGCTGCTCACCGGCTTCGACTGCGACGCGTTCTGGGTGGCCGACCGCGCCGAGCTGATCGAGGCGCTGACCGTACTGCCGGAGTTCCTGCGCAACGCGGCCTCCGAGTCCGGTGCGGTGATCGACTACCGGGACTGGCAGGTGCCGCTGGGCCGGCGATTCCGGGCCTTGAAGCTGTGGTTCGTGTTGCGCTGGTACGGCGCCGAAGGGCTGCGGGCGCACATCCGCTCCGGGGTGGCGCTGGCCGACCGGTTCGCCGAACGGGTCCGCGCCGACGACCGGTTCGAGTTGGCGGCGGCACACCCCTTCTCGCTCGTCTGCTTCCGACTGCGCGCCGACGACGACGTCAACGCGGCACTGCTGGCCGAGGTGAACGCCACCGGGCGGGTGTACCTGACGCACACCCGGGTCGCCGATCGCTACACGCTGCGGCTGGCGGTCGGATCGCCACAAACCACCGAGGCACACGTCGACGAGGCCTGGACACTGCTCGCCAACACGGCCAAGGACCTCCTCGCCCCCTGA
- a CDS encoding sulfite exporter TauE/SafE family protein, protein MRKLLILALVGLAAQLIDGSLGMAYGLTSSTLLLVAGVAPAAASASVHLAEIGTTLAAGVAHWRFGNVDWRVVTRIALPGAIGAFAGATLLSSISTESAAPWMAGILFTLGAYLLVRFARPLRTDRVGGRLRGRFLGPLGLVAGFVDATGGGGWGPVATPALLVSGRMEPRKVIGSVDTAEFVVAGAASVGFLIGLGTEGFLLPTVAALLVGGLIAAPLAAWLVRIVPAQLLGAAVGGVIVLTNARTLVRSAELDGPAGPAVYALLAAGWLAALVLAVRALRRTHRVRAEAANAAPALAAPADVAAGNAVAAGHAGPAVVAAASASAFDDAVPGELAVTGTANPR, encoded by the coding sequence GTGCGCAAGCTGTTGATCCTCGCTCTGGTCGGGCTCGCCGCGCAGTTGATCGACGGCTCGCTCGGCATGGCGTACGGGCTGACCTCGTCCACTCTGCTGCTGGTCGCCGGGGTCGCACCGGCCGCCGCCTCGGCCTCGGTGCACCTGGCCGAGATCGGCACCACGCTCGCCGCCGGGGTCGCGCACTGGCGGTTCGGCAACGTCGACTGGCGAGTGGTGACCCGCATCGCCCTGCCCGGCGCGATCGGCGCCTTCGCCGGCGCCACCCTGCTCAGCTCGATCTCCACCGAGTCGGCCGCGCCGTGGATGGCCGGCATCCTCTTCACGCTCGGCGCGTACCTGCTGGTCCGCTTCGCCCGACCGCTGCGTACCGATCGGGTCGGCGGGCGGCTACGTGGTCGTTTCCTCGGCCCCCTGGGCCTGGTCGCCGGCTTCGTCGACGCGACCGGCGGCGGCGGGTGGGGGCCGGTGGCGACTCCGGCGCTACTGGTCTCCGGCCGGATGGAGCCACGCAAGGTGATCGGCTCGGTGGACACCGCCGAGTTCGTGGTGGCTGGCGCGGCCAGCGTCGGCTTCCTGATCGGGCTCGGCACCGAAGGCTTCCTGCTCCCCACCGTCGCCGCGCTGCTGGTCGGCGGTCTCATCGCCGCGCCGCTGGCCGCCTGGCTCGTGCGTATCGTGCCCGCCCAACTGCTCGGCGCGGCGGTCGGCGGCGTGATCGTGCTGACCAACGCCCGCACGTTGGTCCGCTCTGCCGAGCTGGACGGCCCGGCCGGCCCCGCCGTGTACGCACTGCTGGCCGCCGGCTGGTTGGCCGCGCTGGTGCTAGCCGTGCGGGCTCTGCGTCGCACCCACCGGGTCCGCGCCGAGGCCGCGAACGCCGCCCCGGCCCTCGCCGCCCCTGCCGACGTCGCTGCCGGCAATGCCGTCGCTGCCGGCCATGCCGGCCCCGCCGTCGTCGCTGCTGCGTCCGCCTCGGCCTTCGACGATGCGGTCCCGGGCGAGCTGGCCGTAACAGGTACCGCCAACCCACGCTGA
- a CDS encoding RrF2 family transcriptional regulator, with translation MRLSARVDYALRAAAELAATASGPGRGRPVTADQIARAQEIPPKFLESILLQLRRGGIVHAQRGPEGGYWLARPAEEITLAEVIRVIDGPLAHVRGQRPEQLGYHGPARALQEVWIALRASEREILDLVSIADVAAGTLPARVTELVADPRAWI, from the coding sequence ATGCGCCTCTCCGCCCGGGTCGACTACGCCCTCCGCGCGGCCGCCGAGCTCGCCGCGACGGCCAGTGGTCCTGGGCGCGGCCGGCCGGTCACGGCCGACCAGATCGCCCGTGCCCAGGAAATCCCGCCGAAGTTCCTGGAGAGCATCCTGCTCCAGCTGCGCCGGGGCGGCATCGTGCACGCCCAGCGTGGCCCGGAGGGCGGCTACTGGCTGGCCCGCCCCGCCGAGGAGATCACCCTCGCCGAGGTGATCCGGGTGATCGACGGGCCGCTCGCCCACGTACGCGGGCAGCGCCCGGAGCAGCTCGGCTACCACGGCCCGGCCCGCGCCCTCCAGGAAGTCTGGATCGCGCTGCGCGCCAGCGAGCGGGAGATCCTGGACCTGGTCAGCATCGCCGACGTGGCCGCCGGGACCCTGCCCGCGCGCGTCACCGAGCTGGTCGCCGACCCGCGCGCCTGGATCTGA
- a CDS encoding YceI family protein, producing MTDIATRTWDGMTIPVAGTYLLDQAHKRIGFLSRHMMVSPVRGEFAEATAQIFVAEDPLLSSVTATIASASITTGSLDRDTHLKSADFLDVERYPTLEYRSTGIKWQGNEDPIFQWARLRSHRLGGRGRSPIVPPQSDGTPGRFVLTGELMVKGITRAVDLEVNFGGARTDPYGQNIFGFSATAEINREDYGLLWNVMLESGGVLVGKTVQIEIAGEAIHQA from the coding sequence ATGACCGATATCGCCACACGCACCTGGGATGGCATGACCATCCCGGTGGCCGGCACCTATCTTCTCGATCAGGCGCACAAGCGGATCGGTTTCCTGTCCCGGCACATGATGGTGAGCCCGGTGCGCGGCGAGTTCGCCGAGGCCACGGCGCAGATCTTCGTGGCGGAGGATCCGCTGCTCTCCTCGGTGACGGCGACCATCGCGTCGGCGAGCATCACCACCGGAAGCCTCGACCGGGACACGCATTTGAAGAGTGCCGATTTCCTCGACGTGGAGCGCTATCCCACCCTCGAGTATCGAAGCACCGGCATCAAGTGGCAGGGCAACGAGGACCCCATCTTCCAGTGGGCCCGTCTGCGCAGCCATCGGCTCGGTGGGCGAGGCCGGAGTCCCATTGTCCCGCCGCAGTCCGACGGCACCCCCGGCCGATTCGTGCTCACCGGTGAGTTGATGGTGAAAGGAATCACCCGGGCTGTCGACCTTGAGGTGAATTTCGGTGGCGCCCGCACTGATCCGTACGGGCAGAACATCTTTGGCTTCAGCGCGACGGCCGAAATCAACCGCGAGGACTACGGCCTGCTCTGGAATGTCATGCTCGAGAGCGGCGGGGTGCTGGTCGGCAAGACGGTGCAGATCGAAATCGCCGGCGAGGCCATCCACCAGGCCTGA
- a CDS encoding acyl-CoA thioesterase codes for MSDGRVAVGQAAVDQLLEVLDLDPTGEMTFRGMSPPVGPQRVYGGQVAGQALVAAGRTVDPERFVHSLHGYFVRPGDPVEPIEYQVENIRDGRSFSVRRSVALQHDKPIFFMSASFQRAEEGLDHQATSPLDVPPPQDVPTMTDRLSRYPERLGIWGQIPRPIDVRYVGEPGWVRPGDRPADPHQRVWMRIDGKLPDDPLLHACALTYASDLTLLDSVLSAHGEVWGPGGLVGASLDHALWFHRPFRADEWFLYDCLSPSASGARGLATGRMFTTDGRQIASAVQEGLLRRVGA; via the coding sequence GTGAGCGACGGTCGGGTCGCGGTCGGCCAGGCGGCGGTGGACCAGCTGCTGGAAGTGCTGGACCTCGACCCGACCGGGGAGATGACCTTCCGGGGGATGAGCCCCCCGGTCGGCCCACAACGGGTGTACGGCGGCCAGGTCGCGGGTCAGGCCCTGGTCGCCGCCGGTCGCACGGTCGACCCGGAGCGGTTCGTGCACTCGCTGCACGGATACTTCGTCCGCCCCGGCGACCCGGTCGAGCCGATCGAATACCAGGTGGAGAACATCCGCGACGGCCGGTCCTTCTCGGTGCGCCGCTCGGTGGCCCTCCAACACGACAAGCCGATCTTCTTCATGTCGGCGTCGTTCCAGCGGGCCGAGGAGGGTCTGGACCACCAGGCCACCTCCCCGCTGGACGTGCCACCGCCGCAGGACGTGCCGACGATGACCGACCGGCTCTCCCGCTACCCGGAGCGGCTGGGCATCTGGGGTCAGATCCCGCGCCCGATCGACGTGCGCTACGTCGGCGAGCCCGGCTGGGTCCGCCCCGGCGACCGACCCGCCGACCCGCACCAGCGCGTCTGGATGCGGATCGACGGCAAACTGCCGGACGATCCACTGCTGCACGCCTGCGCACTCACCTACGCGTCGGACCTCACCCTGCTGGACTCGGTGCTCTCCGCGCACGGCGAGGTGTGGGGGCCGGGCGGGTTGGTCGGCGCGAGCCTCGACCACGCGCTCTGGTTCCACCGGCCGTTCCGCGCCGACGAGTGGTTCCTCTACGACTGCTTGAGCCCGTCGGCGTCCGGTGCGCGTGGGCTGGCCACCGGCCGGATGTTCACCACGGACGGCCGGCAGATCGCCAGCGCCGTCCAGGAGGGTCTGCTTCGCCGGGTAGGCGCCTGA
- the pyk gene encoding pyruvate kinase: MGVTRRVKIVCTLGPATSSPERIRGLVEAGMNVARLNFSHGSHADHEAVYRLVREASEAAGKPVAVLADLQGPKIRLGKFADGPHEWRTGDSVVITGDDILGSKERVSCTYRKLPQEVKPGDRLLIDDGRVAVEVTDVTGNDIRCLVTEGGPVSNNKGVSLPNVAVSVPAMSEKDAEDLRFSLGLGVDLVALSFVRSAEDIKLVHGIMAEENVFRPVLAKVEKPEAVEHLEAIVLAFDGVMVARGDLGVEMPLDQVPLVQKRAVQLCRENAKPVIVATQMLDSMIENSRPTRAEASDVANAVLDGADAVMLSGETSVGKYPVLTVSTMAKIVTTTESGSIGVPRLQHDPRTHGGALTVAASSIARAINAKALVAFSQTGDTVRRLSRLHCDLPLLAFTPVPEVRDQLALTWGVETFLMPFVQHTDDMFRQVDQALLGLNRANPGDYVVIVAGSPPGTPGSTNTLRVHQLGSLVDAASARALQ; encoded by the coding sequence ATGGGCGTGACACGCCGCGTAAAGATCGTCTGCACTCTGGGTCCCGCCACCTCGTCCCCGGAGCGCATCCGGGGTCTTGTCGAGGCCGGCATGAACGTGGCGAGGCTCAACTTCAGCCACGGCAGCCACGCCGACCACGAGGCGGTCTACCGACTGGTCCGGGAGGCGTCCGAGGCGGCAGGTAAGCCCGTGGCGGTCCTCGCCGACCTGCAGGGCCCCAAGATCCGGCTCGGTAAGTTCGCCGACGGCCCCCACGAGTGGCGCACCGGCGACTCGGTCGTGATCACCGGTGACGACATTCTCGGCAGCAAGGAGCGGGTCTCCTGCACCTACCGCAAGCTGCCGCAGGAGGTGAAGCCCGGTGACCGGCTGCTGATCGACGACGGCCGGGTCGCCGTCGAGGTCACCGACGTCACCGGCAACGACATCCGCTGCCTGGTCACCGAGGGCGGCCCGGTCTCCAACAACAAGGGCGTCTCGCTGCCCAACGTGGCGGTCAGCGTCCCCGCCATGTCGGAGAAGGACGCCGAGGACCTGCGCTTCTCCCTGGGCCTCGGCGTGGACCTGGTCGCGCTCTCCTTCGTCCGCTCGGCCGAGGACATCAAGCTCGTCCACGGCATCATGGCCGAGGAGAACGTGTTCCGGCCGGTGCTGGCCAAGGTCGAGAAGCCGGAGGCGGTGGAGCACCTCGAAGCCATCGTGCTGGCCTTCGACGGCGTGATGGTCGCCCGCGGTGACCTCGGGGTCGAGATGCCGCTGGACCAGGTCCCCCTGGTGCAGAAGCGCGCCGTGCAGCTGTGCCGGGAGAACGCCAAGCCGGTCATCGTGGCGACCCAGATGCTCGACTCCATGATCGAAAATTCCCGCCCCACCCGGGCGGAGGCCTCCGACGTCGCCAACGCGGTGCTCGACGGCGCGGACGCGGTGATGCTCTCCGGCGAGACCAGCGTCGGCAAGTACCCGGTGCTGACCGTCAGCACCATGGCCAAGATCGTGACGACCACCGAGTCCGGCTCGATCGGCGTGCCCCGCCTGCAGCACGACCCGCGTACCCACGGTGGCGCGCTCACCGTCGCCGCCTCGTCGATCGCCCGGGCCATCAACGCCAAGGCGCTCGTCGCCTTCTCGCAGACCGGCGACACCGTCCGACGGCTGTCCCGCCTGCACTGCGACCTGCCGCTGCTGGCCTTCACTCCGGTCCCCGAGGTGCGCGACCAGCTCGCCCTCACCTGGGGCGTGGAGACCTTCCTGATGCCGTTCGTGCAGCACACCGACGACATGTTCCGCCAGGTCGACCAGGCGCTGCTCGGCCTCAACCGGGCCAACCCCGGTGACTACGTGGTGATCGTGGCGGGCAGCCCGCCCGGCACCCCCGGCTCGACCAACACGCTGCGCGTCCACCAGCTCGGCTCGTTGGTCGACGCGGCGTCGGCGCGGGCGCTGCAGTGA